A window of Tautonia plasticadhaerens contains these coding sequences:
- a CDS encoding tetratricopeptide repeat protein — translation MPNLPGGGGNRPNLPGGGGDRPNFPGGVGNRPNFPDGGGNRPNFPGGGDRPIIGGGGDRPNLPNRPGGGGDRPIIGGGNNRPIIGGGNDRPVIGSGNNRPVIGSGNTTNNLINNNQNNIAWNNDRVNVNRPGWGWGGGSWGGGWGGGANRWAGSWYNNYVPPRYHGWYHGSWSNPWASAWYVPLAYGATSWALNGLSGWTSGYYDTSYVNPYYVAPVEAAPVYDYGQPIVVQTYAPQYVSANGGEAAPDQAQGQDQPPPPSPGQQQAYGLFDQARAAFASNDDGQAIDLIEQALRLSPGDPVMHEFRALCLFALGDYTNAAAVLNALLAVAPGWDWTTMSSLYGNASTYTDQLRNLESYCKQHPDDPASHFVLAYHYLILGHDDQAAAALRVVTARQPEDAVSARMLQALTDASQPPAAATGSPGAAAPASPPAEAPSRATGEAGSAAPAADEPTTDLVGRWKAEPSDRVGFALTIGEDGTYSWVVSPTGAPPTSISGAYGVDGDTLILKNEEQGDLVGQAVSGGPDRFTLRLVGAPPGDPGLTFDRVADGAP, via the coding sequence TTGCCGAACCTGCCCGGGGGCGGTGGGAATCGCCCCAACCTGCCGGGCGGCGGCGGAGACCGCCCCAACTTCCCCGGGGGCGTCGGCAACCGCCCCAACTTCCCGGACGGCGGAGGGAATCGGCCGAACTTCCCCGGTGGCGGAGACCGGCCGATCATCGGCGGCGGTGGCGACCGGCCGAACCTGCCGAATCGACCAGGAGGCGGTGGCGATCGCCCGATCATCGGGGGCGGCAACAACCGCCCGATCATCGGGGGTGGCAACGATCGGCCCGTCATCGGTTCGGGAAATAACCGGCCCGTCATCGGCTCGGGGAATACGACAAACAATCTGATCAACAACAATCAGAACAACATCGCGTGGAATAACGACCGGGTCAACGTCAACCGCCCCGGCTGGGGCTGGGGGGGCGGCTCCTGGGGAGGGGGCTGGGGCGGGGGCGCGAACCGATGGGCCGGGTCGTGGTACAACAACTACGTCCCGCCCCGTTACCACGGCTGGTATCACGGGAGCTGGAGCAACCCATGGGCCAGCGCCTGGTACGTCCCCCTGGCCTACGGCGCCACCTCCTGGGCCCTGAACGGCCTCTCGGGGTGGACCTCCGGGTACTACGACACGTCGTATGTGAACCCGTATTACGTCGCACCGGTCGAGGCCGCCCCGGTCTACGACTACGGGCAGCCGATCGTGGTCCAGACGTATGCCCCCCAGTACGTCTCGGCCAACGGCGGCGAGGCCGCCCCCGACCAGGCCCAGGGCCAGGACCAGCCGCCACCCCCTTCCCCGGGGCAGCAGCAGGCGTATGGCCTGTTCGACCAGGCCCGGGCCGCCTTCGCCTCCAACGACGACGGCCAGGCAATCGACCTGATCGAGCAGGCCCTCCGGCTCTCGCCCGGCGACCCGGTCATGCACGAGTTCCGCGCCCTCTGCCTGTTCGCCCTGGGGGATTACACCAACGCCGCCGCCGTGCTCAACGCGCTGCTCGCCGTCGCCCCCGGCTGGGACTGGACGACGATGAGCAGCCTCTACGGCAACGCGTCGACCTACACCGACCAGCTCCGCAACCTGGAGTCGTACTGCAAGCAGCACCCCGACGACCCGGCCTCGCACTTCGTGCTGGCCTACCACTACCTGATCCTCGGCCACGACGACCAGGCGGCCGCCGCCCTCCGGGTCGTGACCGCCCGGCAGCCCGAGGACGCCGTGTCCGCCCGGATGCTCCAGGCCCTGACCGACGCGTCCCAGCCCCCCGCCGCCGCGACGGGCTCGCCGGGCGCGGCGGCCCCCGCCTCCCCGCCCGCCGAGGCCCCGTCCCGGGCGACCGGGGAGGCGGGATCGGCCGCCCCCGCCGCCGACGAGCCCACCACCGACCTCGTCGGCCGCTGGAAGGCCGAGCCGAGCGACCGGGTGGGTTTCGCGCTGACGATCGGCGAGGACGGCACCTACTCCTGGGTCGTCTCCCCTACGGGGGCCCCACCGACCTCGATCTCCGGCGCCTATGGGGTCGACGGCGACACGCTGATCCTCAAGAACGAGGAGCAGGGCGACCTCGTCGGCCAGGCCGTCTCCGGGGGCCCCGACCGCTTCACCCTGCGACTGGTCGGCGCCCCTCCGGGCGACCCCGGCCTGACCTTCGACCGGGTCGCCGACGGGGCCCCCTGA
- a CDS encoding GNAT family N-acetyltransferase yields MTDPAIAPLLTDRLRLDRPSWSVLPDYVRMNADPRVMASLRGVRTAEETAAILARLIEHWDRFGFGWYTARDRRSARFAGRGGLRRVMIADREEVELGYGLLPEYWGRGLATELAGRCARLGFEVLGLRELVCITLPSNLASRRVMEKVGFAFDREAEQDGRTHALYRLKTDDWRRSSGRS; encoded by the coding sequence ATGACCGACCCGGCGATCGCCCCACTCCTGACCGATCGCCTCCGGCTGGACCGCCCCTCCTGGTCCGTCCTGCCCGATTACGTCCGGATGAACGCCGATCCCCGGGTCATGGCCTCGCTCCGGGGCGTCCGGACGGCCGAGGAGACGGCGGCGATCCTCGCCCGGCTGATCGAGCACTGGGACCGCTTCGGCTTCGGCTGGTACACCGCCCGGGACCGCCGATCGGCCCGGTTCGCCGGCCGAGGCGGGCTGCGTCGCGTGATGATCGCCGACCGCGAGGAGGTCGAGCTCGGCTACGGCCTCCTGCCCGAGTACTGGGGGAGAGGGCTGGCCACCGAGCTGGCCGGCCGGTGCGCCCGGCTCGGCTTCGAGGTGCTGGGGCTCCGGGAACTGGTGTGCATCACCCTGCCCTCGAACCTCGCCTCGCGACGGGTGATGGAGAAGGTCGGCTTCGCCTTCGATCGCGAGGCCGAGCAAGACGGCAGGACCCACGCCCTGTACCGGCTGAAGACTGACGACTGGCGGCGATCGTCGGGCCGGTCCTGA
- a CDS encoding DUF1559 domain-containing protein, with protein sequence MIRSVSRTRRLAARRGFTLIELLVVIAIIGVLIALLLPAVQSAREAARRAQCTNNLKQLALAVMNYESSNGVFPPHSMAAASRTQTDLPMSWIPPLLQFTEALPFYSAMNFSVDIMGTGFGGWANSTVTTANLNILQCPSEDSFQPLRATNMNGTYYGMTNYMGNYGGPGVIQVASGTIVPTNNRYMCPPSNCYYPGAKWAPVTIASIRDGTSNTALISERLLGVPTSAFTRASVNAKRGTFRSPRGVSYPANAQGALDYVQACQSIPGSQGTRFGGGPGQMWAATFPIWLVITSYNHFGTPNQMNCTNPGEPAGMDSNSPYAGYYVAPLGSAPPNSNHPGGVNVAFSDGSVHFIKDSVAPQPWWALGTRAGGEVVSADQY encoded by the coding sequence ATGATCCGATCCGTTTCCAGGACGCGTCGCCTCGCGGCTCGTCGCGGCTTCACGCTGATCGAATTGCTGGTCGTCATCGCCATCATCGGCGTGCTCATCGCGCTGCTCCTGCCCGCCGTGCAGAGCGCCCGCGAGGCCGCCCGGCGTGCCCAGTGCACCAACAACCTAAAGCAGCTGGCACTGGCCGTCATGAACTACGAGAGCTCCAACGGCGTCTTCCCACCGCACTCGATGGCCGCGGCCTCTCGCACGCAGACCGACCTGCCGATGAGCTGGATCCCGCCCCTGCTCCAGTTCACCGAAGCCCTGCCCTTCTATTCCGCCATGAATTTCAGCGTCGACATCATGGGGACCGGCTTCGGCGGCTGGGCCAACTCCACGGTCACGACGGCGAACCTGAACATCTTGCAGTGCCCGTCCGAAGACTCGTTCCAGCCCCTCCGGGCGACCAACATGAACGGGACCTACTACGGGATGACCAACTACATGGGCAACTACGGCGGCCCGGGCGTCATCCAGGTCGCCAGCGGGACGATCGTGCCGACGAACAACCGCTACATGTGCCCCCCCTCGAACTGCTATTACCCCGGCGCGAAGTGGGCGCCCGTCACCATCGCCTCGATCCGGGACGGCACCTCGAATACCGCGTTGATCAGCGAGCGGCTGCTCGGCGTCCCCACGTCGGCCTTCACCCGGGCCAGCGTCAACGCCAAGCGGGGCACCTTCCGTTCGCCTCGGGGGGTTTCCTACCCGGCGAACGCCCAGGGGGCCCTGGACTACGTCCAAGCCTGTCAGAGCATCCCCGGCAGCCAGGGGACCCGGTTCGGTGGCGGGCCGGGCCAGATGTGGGCCGCCACCTTCCCGATCTGGCTGGTGATCACCTCGTACAACCACTTCGGCACGCCGAACCAGATGAACTGCACGAATCCCGGCGAGCCGGCGGGCATGGACTCCAACAGCCCCTATGCCGGTTACTACGTCGCCCCCCTCGGCAGCGCCCCCCCCAACAGTAACCATCCGGGTGGCGTGAACGTCGCCTTCTCCGACGGCTCGGTCCATTTCATCAAGGACTCGGTCGCCCCCCAGCCCTGGTGGGCCCTCGGCACCCGAGCCGGCGGCGAGGTCGTCAGCGCCGACCAGTATTGA
- the larE gene encoding ATP-dependent sacrificial sulfur transferase LarE, whose protein sequence is MSDWNDPELTAKRDRLIAALRGYGRVAVAFSGGIDSTVVAQAAQLAIGEDAIAITAVSDSLAEGELEEAEELAKQIGIRHRVIRTGEFADPNYLRNNPDRCYFCKSELYGRLALLRVELGVDAVASGANLDDRGDHRPGMKAAAENGVVHPLLDSELTKGDVRALAKAWGLPTWDKPATPCLSSRIAYGEEVTPERTRMIDRAERWLRARGLRVVRVRYHKGDLARVEVPLDELPAIASAEVRAELVRAFRDIGFKFVTLDLEGFRSGSNNVLIPAEDLMQGLVVPAVGR, encoded by the coding sequence GTGAGCGACTGGAACGACCCGGAACTGACCGCGAAGCGAGACCGCCTGATCGCGGCCCTCCGCGGCTACGGGAGGGTCGCGGTCGCCTTCTCGGGGGGGATCGACAGCACCGTGGTCGCCCAAGCCGCGCAGCTGGCCATCGGCGAGGATGCCATCGCCATCACGGCCGTCTCCGACAGCCTGGCCGAGGGGGAGTTGGAGGAGGCCGAGGAGCTGGCCAAGCAGATCGGCATCCGCCACCGGGTGATCCGGACCGGCGAGTTCGCCGACCCGAACTACCTCCGCAACAACCCCGACCGCTGTTATTTCTGCAAGAGCGAGCTGTACGGCCGCCTCGCCCTGCTCCGGGTCGAGCTGGGGGTCGACGCGGTCGCCTCTGGGGCCAATCTCGACGACCGGGGAGACCACCGCCCCGGCATGAAAGCCGCCGCCGAGAACGGCGTGGTCCACCCGCTGCTCGACAGCGAACTGACCAAGGGCGACGTCCGGGCGCTGGCGAAGGCCTGGGGCCTGCCCACCTGGGACAAGCCGGCCACCCCCTGCCTCTCCAGCCGGATCGCCTACGGCGAGGAGGTCACCCCCGAACGCACCCGGATGATCGACCGGGCCGAGCGCTGGCTCCGCGCCCGGGGCCTCCGGGTCGTCCGGGTCCGGTATCACAAGGGTGACCTGGCCCGCGTGGAGGTGCCGCTCGACGAGCTGCCGGCGATCGCCTCGGCCGAGGTCCGGGCCGAGCTGGTCCGCGCCTTCCGGGACATCGGCTTCAAGTTCGTCACCCTCGACCTCGAAGGCTTCCGGTCCGGGAGCAACAACGTGCTCATCCCGGCCGAGGACCTGATGCAGGGGCTCGTCGTGCCCGCCGTCGGCCGCTGA
- a CDS encoding zf-HC2 domain-containing protein — protein MRCRDVSRAIAAPDGAITEAEIEAHLASCPRCAGQSEAALRLDRLWEATRPDSPPAARWEATWARIDREAASPGPAAPAPLLGVARRRVSIPIRLAAGLAATAAAAAVLLAPDPPGPGPATARADAIRRDFDVPVGHTVLLHVDSGEREVIQVHEPATDADLTFFDKAEAGMDAVDYFALFNWFEAMPELMASAQDDGRAPGNPFGPLAQ, from the coding sequence ATGCGTTGTCGAGACGTTTCCCGAGCGATCGCCGCCCCCGATGGCGCGATCACCGAGGCCGAGATCGAGGCCCACCTGGCCTCCTGCCCCCGATGCGCCGGGCAGTCCGAGGCCGCCCTCCGCCTCGACCGGCTCTGGGAGGCGACCCGCCCCGACTCGCCCCCGGCGGCGCGCTGGGAGGCGACCTGGGCCCGGATCGACCGGGAGGCGGCCTCCCCCGGGCCCGCCGCCCCGGCCCCCCTCCTCGGCGTCGCCCGTCGCCGGGTGTCGATCCCGATCCGACTGGCCGCCGGGCTGGCCGCGACGGCCGCCGCGGCGGCCGTGCTGCTCGCCCCGGACCCGCCCGGGCCGGGCCCGGCCACCGCCCGGGCCGACGCGATCCGGCGCGACTTCGACGTGCCCGTCGGCCACACCGTCCTGCTGCACGTCGACTCGGGGGAGCGGGAGGTGATCCAGGTCCACGAGCCGGCCACCGACGCGGATCTGACCTTCTTCGACAAGGCCGAGGCCGGGATGGACGCGGTCGACTACTTCGCCCTGTTCAATTGGTTCGAGGCGATGCCCGAGCTGATGGCCTCGGCCCAGGACGACGGCCGGGCGCCCGGCAACCCCTTCGGCCCCCTGGCCCAGTGA
- a CDS encoding RNA polymerase sigma factor: MPDPRGGVVEAPDEALVELARAGDPEAREELFRRGREVAYRVAYRLLGNSEDAMDAVQDGFIKAFRNLDAFDGRSAFRTWLLRIVTNASHDLGRRKGRRPALRLTDLDADGAGPGGSGTSAVEPSVEDDPARGLHLADLRRAIDAALARLSPAIRETFVLFAEAELSYKEIAEAQGVPIGTVMSRLHYARQKLQAALEGVEGLP; encoded by the coding sequence ATGCCCGATCCCCGAGGGGGCGTCGTGGAGGCGCCCGACGAAGCCCTGGTCGAGCTGGCCCGAGCCGGCGACCCCGAGGCCCGCGAGGAGCTCTTCCGTCGCGGCCGCGAGGTGGCCTATCGGGTGGCCTACCGCCTGCTCGGCAATTCCGAGGACGCGATGGACGCCGTGCAGGACGGCTTCATCAAGGCCTTCCGCAACCTCGACGCCTTCGACGGCCGCAGCGCCTTCCGCACCTGGCTGCTGAGGATCGTCACCAACGCCTCCCACGACCTCGGCCGGCGCAAGGGGAGGCGCCCCGCCCTCCGCCTGACCGACCTCGACGCCGACGGCGCCGGCCCGGGGGGCTCGGGCACCTCGGCCGTCGAGCCGAGCGTCGAGGACGACCCGGCCCGGGGGCTCCACCTGGCCGACCTCCGACGGGCCATCGACGCCGCGCTGGCCCGGCTCAGCCCCGCCATCCGGGAGACCTTCGTCCTCTTCGCCGAGGCCGAGCTGAGCTACAAGGAGATCGCCGAGGCCCAGGGCGTGCCCATCGGCACCGTCATGAGCCGCCTGCACTATGCCCGGCAGAAGCTCCAGGCCGCCCTGGAGGGGGTCGAGGGGCTTCCCTAG
- the hpt gene encoding hypoxanthine phosphoribosyltransferase encodes MEILISEEEILARVAELGRRIDADYQGKPLTIVAVLTGSLILLADLIRRIHLPHRVALLQASSYKGATTERGDLAVNEAFAPVVHGRDVLLLDDIFDTGHTLSALVPGLMARGARSVRTAVLLRKEGRQEVAMEPDYVGFEIPDAFVVGYGLDYDDDFRHLPHIAVLDPEKHLPPR; translated from the coding sequence GTGGAGATCCTGATCAGCGAGGAGGAGATCCTGGCCCGGGTCGCGGAACTCGGCCGCCGGATCGACGCCGACTACCAGGGCAAGCCGCTGACGATCGTGGCGGTCTTGACCGGCAGCCTGATCCTGCTGGCCGACCTGATCAGACGCATCCACCTGCCCCACCGGGTCGCCCTGCTCCAGGCCAGCAGCTACAAGGGCGCCACCACCGAGCGGGGCGACCTGGCCGTCAACGAGGCCTTCGCCCCGGTCGTCCACGGCCGGGACGTCCTGCTGCTGGACGACATCTTCGACACCGGCCACACCCTCTCGGCCCTGGTCCCCGGGCTAATGGCCCGGGGGGCGCGCAGCGTCCGGACGGCGGTGTTGCTCCGCAAGGAAGGGAGGCAGGAGGTGGCGATGGAGCCCGACTACGTCGGCTTCGAGATCCCCGACGCCTTCGTCGTCGGCTACGGGCTCGACTACGACGACGACTTCCGCCACCTGCCCCACATCGCCGTGCTCGACCCCGAGAAACACCTCCCCCCCCGCTGA
- a CDS encoding glycosyltransferase family 4 protein has translation MRIALVSRRYPPLIGGAEKVLSYLAPALADLGHEVAVLTARPPGPDVPGVEPVPTRAGSCTVRRLATSRLRFVGTWRYMNNLRERLEADPPDLAYVSMLKHDAYVAVEVGRRLGFPVVLRPEGAGATGDLSWQSWGNFGRKIGERTKQADAIVAISKAVEDELRDAGYDRSKIHRLPNGVPVPEPSWRRRDGWRDAPRAAFVGRLAPEKGLDTLIEAWPIVRRSFPAAHLTIYGEGPEGPTLGAGVGKLGLGDAITFAGPTVDPTAALRDADLFVLPSREEGMSVALLEAMALGIPVVASSIPGNRRVVSDFKDGRLAPVDDPEGLARVVVEQWTEFDRAFHMSRAARKKVEGSYSVSTMARQHDGLFRSLASARGG, from the coding sequence GTGCGCATCGCCCTAGTCTCCCGACGCTACCCCCCCCTGATCGGCGGCGCCGAGAAGGTCCTCAGCTACCTCGCCCCCGCCCTGGCCGACCTCGGCCACGAGGTGGCCGTGCTCACCGCCCGCCCGCCCGGCCCGGACGTGCCGGGGGTCGAGCCGGTGCCGACCCGGGCGGGCTCCTGCACGGTCCGACGCCTGGCGACCTCCCGGCTCCGGTTCGTCGGGACGTGGCGCTACATGAACAACCTCCGGGAGCGACTGGAGGCCGACCCGCCGGATCTGGCCTACGTGTCGATGCTCAAGCACGACGCCTACGTCGCCGTCGAGGTCGGCCGACGGCTGGGCTTCCCCGTCGTCCTCCGCCCCGAGGGGGCCGGGGCCACCGGCGACCTCTCCTGGCAGTCCTGGGGCAACTTCGGCCGGAAGATCGGCGAGCGGACGAAGCAGGCCGACGCGATCGTGGCCATCTCGAAGGCGGTCGAGGACGAACTCCGGGACGCCGGATACGACCGGTCGAAGATCCACCGGCTGCCCAACGGCGTCCCCGTGCCCGAGCCGTCCTGGAGGCGTCGGGACGGCTGGCGAGACGCCCCCCGGGCCGCCTTCGTCGGCCGGCTGGCGCCGGAGAAGGGGCTCGACACCCTGATCGAGGCCTGGCCGATCGTCCGACGCTCGTTCCCCGCCGCCCACCTCACCATTTACGGGGAGGGGCCCGAGGGGCCGACCCTGGGGGCGGGCGTCGGCAAGCTCGGCCTGGGGGACGCCATCACCTTCGCCGGCCCCACCGTCGACCCGACCGCCGCCCTCCGGGACGCCGACCTGTTCGTCCTCCCCTCCCGGGAGGAGGGGATGAGCGTCGCCCTGCTCGAAGCCATGGCGCTGGGCATCCCGGTCGTCGCCTCGTCGATCCCCGGCAACCGCCGGGTCGTCTCCGACTTCAAGGACGGCCGCCTCGCGCCGGTCGACGACCCCGAGGGCCTGGCCCGGGTGGTCGTCGAGCAGTGGACGGAGTTCGACCGCGCCTTCCACATGAGCCGGGCCGCCCGGAAGAAGGTGGAGGGCTCCTACTCCGTCTCGACCATGGCCCGCCAGCACGACGGCCTGTTCCGGTCGCTGGCTTCGGCCCGGGGCGGCTGA
- a CDS encoding glycosyltransferase, producing MLNVLQVIPTLDRSGAEKQMVLLAAGLPRDRFRVEVAALTRLGPLAADLDAAGIPIHPIGKRLKLDPGALDRLTRLMRERRYDVVQTWIFAANAYGRVAASRAKVPVVVTAEMAVDLWKGRLQLAIDRRLAARTDRVVGNSRAVVDFYRDVAGIPGERLELIHSGIADEEPPAVDPASVRAGLGLPPDAPLLLFAGRLYPQKRVLDLLKALDILQHVRPNLRTLIAGDGPLRTELERFADAVELLEHRRVLFLGHRDDVPGLLAAADALVLPSEFEGLPNVVLEAMRFRKPVVATAAPGTTELVVDDQTGLLVPVGDSTALARALLRVVDDPDLRRRLGDAGRSRVEREFRADAMVDRFASLYERLARARGLPIP from the coding sequence GTGCTGAACGTCTTGCAGGTGATCCCCACGCTCGACCGCTCCGGCGCCGAGAAGCAGATGGTGCTGCTCGCCGCCGGTCTCCCCCGGGACCGCTTCCGGGTCGAGGTCGCCGCCCTCACCCGCCTCGGCCCCCTGGCGGCCGACCTCGACGCCGCCGGGATCCCGATCCACCCGATCGGCAAGCGGCTGAAGCTCGACCCGGGCGCCCTGGATCGCCTGACCCGGCTGATGAGGGAACGCCGATACGACGTGGTCCAGACCTGGATCTTCGCCGCCAACGCCTACGGCCGGGTCGCCGCGAGTCGGGCGAAGGTCCCGGTGGTGGTGACCGCCGAGATGGCCGTCGACCTCTGGAAGGGCCGCCTCCAGCTCGCCATCGACCGCCGCCTCGCCGCCCGGACCGACCGGGTCGTCGGGAACTCCCGGGCCGTGGTCGACTTCTACCGGGACGTCGCGGGCATCCCCGGCGAACGGCTCGAACTGATCCACTCCGGCATCGCCGACGAGGAGCCCCCGGCGGTCGACCCGGCGTCCGTCCGGGCCGGGCTGGGCCTGCCGCCCGACGCCCCCCTGCTCCTCTTCGCCGGCCGGCTCTACCCGCAGAAGCGGGTGCTCGACCTGCTCAAGGCCCTGGACATCCTCCAGCACGTCCGGCCCAATCTCCGGACCCTGATCGCCGGGGACGGCCCCCTGCGAACGGAGCTGGAGCGGTTCGCCGACGCCGTCGAACTCCTCGAGCACCGCCGGGTCCTGTTCCTCGGCCACCGGGACGACGTGCCCGGCCTGCTCGCCGCCGCCGACGCCCTGGTCCTGCCCAGCGAGTTCGAGGGCCTGCCGAACGTGGTGCTGGAAGCCATGCGATTCCGCAAGCCCGTGGTCGCCACCGCCGCCCCGGGCACGACCGAGCTGGTCGTCGACGACCAGACCGGCCTGCTCGTCCCCGTCGGCGACTCCACCGCGCTGGCCCGGGCCCTGCTCCGGGTCGTCGACGACCCCGACCTCCGCCGACGCCTCGGCGACGCCGGTCGTTCCCGGGTCGAGCGGGAGTTCCGGGCCGACGCCATGGTCGACCGCTTCGCCTCCCTCTACGAGCGCCTCGCCCGCGCCAGGGGCCTCCCGATCCCCTGA
- a CDS encoding YdeI/OmpD-associated family protein: MAEPPSNSVHPRSRCEWRDWLESNHERAEGVWLITSKKATGEPRVEYDEAVEEALCFGWVDSKPAKLDERRSMLYFAPRKAKSGWSGPNKQRVERAIADGRMTPAGLAKVEAARADGSWEKLDGVEAMEVPGDLAEALARFPDAHRHFDAFPRSVRRGILEWIVQAKRPETRARRVEETARLASENRRANQWRP; encoded by the coding sequence ATGGCCGAGCCGCCGAGCAACTCCGTCCACCCTCGGTCCCGGTGCGAGTGGCGGGACTGGCTGGAATCGAACCACGAGCGGGCCGAGGGGGTCTGGCTGATCACCTCGAAGAAGGCGACCGGGGAGCCGAGGGTCGAGTACGACGAGGCGGTCGAGGAGGCCCTCTGCTTCGGCTGGGTCGACAGCAAGCCCGCGAAGCTGGACGAGCGACGGTCGATGCTCTACTTCGCCCCCCGGAAGGCGAAGTCGGGCTGGTCGGGGCCGAACAAGCAACGGGTCGAGCGGGCGATCGCCGACGGGCGGATGACGCCGGCCGGGCTGGCGAAGGTCGAGGCGGCGAGGGCGGACGGATCCTGGGAGAAATTGGATGGCGTCGAGGCGATGGAGGTGCCCGGGGACCTCGCCGAGGCCCTGGCCAGGTTCCCCGACGCCCACCGCCACTTCGACGCCTTCCCCCGGTCGGTGAGGCGGGGGATCCTGGAGTGGATCGTCCAGGCGAAGCGGCCGGAGACGAGGGCCCGGCGGGTCGAGGAGACGGCGAGGCTGGCCTCGGAGAATCGACGGGCGAACCAGTGGCGGCCCTGA